Part of the Nitrosophilus alvini genome, ACAATACGCAGGGTATTAGAACCAAGATCAATTGCTATCAATTTCTACTTCTCCTCATAAAATCTATACCCCTGTTTTGTCAAAAGTTCTCTGATCTCCTCTTGATGCTCTTTTCCTTTTGTCTCAAGGGCGATACTCACATTCGCATCACCGTAAGCCAGTGAGGCGGAAGTTCTATCGTATCCTATCTGTACAATATTTGCACTTACACTTGCCAAAATTTCAGTAAGTTTCATCAGCGAGCCCGGTTTGTCAACAAGAGTAACTATCAATTTCATTTTTCTGTATGATTTTATAAGACCTTTTTCTATAATGACCGAAAGCATTGTCACATCGATATTGCCGCCGCTTAAAATTACTGCAACCCTGCTCTCAGGAGGTAAGTTCAGTTTTTGGTACAAAACAGCGGCGACGCCCGCCGCCCCCGCTCCTTCAACAACCAATTTTCTTGTCTCAAGCAAAAAGAGTATCGCATCGGCAATCTCCTCATCATCCACTTCTACAATCTCATCTACACATTCAAGAAGAATATCAAGGGTAACAGATGATGTATCTCGTACAGCAATACCGTCCGCTATGGTTCTTACATCAATGCTGTCTATAGGTTTGCCTGCGTAAAAGGAGTTTTTCATTGCCGGTGCTCCCGCAGCAGTAACGCCTATGACTTTCGTCTTTGGATTCATCTGTTTTATAGCACTTCCTATACCGGCTATAAGCCCGCCACCGC contains:
- the ilvA gene encoding threonine ammonia-lyase, encoding MIDLKKIEDARNIVSKIAVKTPFAYAPQLSVKSGYEIFLKKENLQVTGAFKIRGAFYKISRLSDEAKERGVVAASAGNHAQGVALSAKYFNIPATIVMPENTPLTKVNGVKSYGAEVILSGANYDEAYLFARKYAEEKNLAFIHPFADEDVMAGQGTIVLEIFEDIESLDAIVVPVGGGGLIAGIGSAIKQMNPKTKVIGVTAAGAPAMKNSFYAGKPIDSIDVRTIADGIAVRDTSSVTLDILLECVDEIVEVDDEEIADAILFLLETRKLVVEGAGAAGVAAVLYQKLNLPPESRVAVILSGGNIDVTMLSVIIEKGLIKSYRKMKLIVTLVDKPGSLMKLTEILASVSANIVQIGYDRTSASLAYGDANVSIALETKGKEHQEEIRELLTKQGYRFYEEK